GCGAGCCGCTCGTGCTCCGCGACCGAGTCCTCCCCGAGTTCCCCCATCTGGCCCAGGACGGCCCAGCTCGCGGCGTCGGGGCGGCCCGCCGCGGTGTACGCGAGGGCGTCGATCCCCGCGCGCATGGAGTCCGGGTTCGCATTGTACGAGTCGTTGATGACGGTCACACCGTCGGCCCGGGTCCGCACGTCCATCCGGTTCGCACTCGTCGCGGAGTGCCGGCTCAGGGCGGCGGCGACGACGTCCGGCGCGATGCCGCACTCCATGCCCACGGCCGCGGCGGCGAGCGCGTTGGACACCTGGTGGGCTCCGAAGACGGACAGGTCGACGCGGACGGGCTCGCCGTGCGGGTGGTGGAGCGTGAAGCTCGCGCGGGCGACGTCGTCGAGGGTGATGTCGGTCGCCCGGTACCCGACGCCCCGGTCGGCGGCGTCCGGCGCGGTCGAGAAGCGCACGACGGTCGCGTCGGTGCGCGACGCCATCGCGTCGACCCGGGGGTCGTCGGCGTTGAGCACGGCGGTCCCCCCGGCGTCGCCCGCCGGGAGGGCCTCGACGAGCTCGCCCTTCGCCTCGGCGATCGCGTCCCGGGACCCGAACTCGCCGAGGTGGGCGGAGCCGACGTTGAGCACGACGCCGATGCGCGGCGGGGCGATCCGGGCGAGCTGCGCGATGTGCCCGCGCCCCCGCGCCGACATCTCCGTCACGAGGTGGCGGGTCGTCCGCCCGGCCCGGAGGACCGTGTAGGGGTGGCCGATCTCGTTGTTGAACGAGCCGGGCGGGGCGACGGTCTCCCCGTCCTCGGCGAGGACCGCGGCGATGAGGTCCTTCGTCGACGTCTTGCCGGCCGAGCCGGTGACGCCGACGACGGTGAGCCCGTTCTCCCGGACGAGGACGTCCGTGTTGTGGCGGGCGAGCCGCCCGACGGCGGCGAGCACCCGGGCGCCCGTCCCGTCCGGGTCGTGCTCGAGGTAGGCGGCGTTGGCGGTGCCGGGGTCGCCCGACTCCGCGACGGACGGGCAGAGCAGGGCGGGGGTGCCGACGCCCCGGCCGACCATGACGAGGGCCGCGCCGTCGCCGAGCGCGGCGCCGGCGAAGTCGTGGCCGTCGACGCGCGCCCCGGGAAGGGCCATGAAGATGCTGCCGGGGGTCACCGCCCGGGAGTCGAATTCGACGGGGCCGGTGACGACGGTGTCCTCGTGGGCCCCGTCGATGAGGGCGCCGCCGGTGACCTCGGCGACGGTCCCTGCCGTGAGTTCGATCATGAGTTGGCCTCCTGTGCCGTCATCCGCGAGCCGATGGCCGTGCGCAGGACCTCGACGTCGTCGAAGTCGTGCACGGTCCCGGCGATGAGCTGTCCCTTCTCGTGTCCCTTGCCCGCGACGACGAGCGCGTCGCCGGGGCGCGCCCACGCGACCGCCCGGGCGATCGCCTCGGCCCGGTCGCCGACGGACAGGACGGTGACGTCGCCGTCCCCGGCGGCCCGCCGCTCGTCGGCGACCGTCCGCGCCCCCGCCTCGACGGCGGCCCGGATCGTCGCCGGGTCCTCGTCGCGCGGGTTGTCGTCGGTGACGATGACGGCGTCGGCCCGCCGGGCGGCCTCGGCGCCCATCTCGGGCCGTTTCTCGGCGTCCCGGTTGCCCCCGGCACCGATGACGACGCCGACGCGCCCGCCGTGCCCGGCCCGCTCGAGGTGTTCGGCGAGGGTGCCGACGACCGCCGCGACGGCCGCGGGCTTGTGGGCGTAGTCGACGACGGCCATGAAGTCCTGGCCGGCGTCGACCGCCTGCATCCGCCCGGGCACCTGGACGTCGGACAGGACGCCGGCGATGGTCGCGGGCTCCCCCGCGGCGACGAGGCACGCGAGTGCCAGGGTGGCGTTCGCGACGTTGAACAGGCCGGGCAGGGCGACGCCGAAGACGGCCTCCGTCCCGAGGTGGCGGACGTGGATGCGCTGGCCGCCGGAGGGGGCGACGTCGACCCCCGTGACCGTCCACGTGGCCGCCCCGTCGCGGCCGCGGTCGGTCGTGGCGACGGTGACCGGGTCGTCGAGCATCCCGGCGAGCCGTCGTCCCCAGTCGTCGTCCACGCACACGACGGCGGCGGGGAGGGCCTGTCCGTCCCCGTCGGTGCCGCCCGTGCCGTCGGAGCCGCCGGTGTCCCCGGTGAACAGGGACGCCTTGGTGAGGAAGTAGTCCTCCATCGTCGGGTGGAAGTCGAGGTGGTCCCGGCTGAGGTTCGTGAAGCCGGCGACGTCGAAGGCGATTCCGCGGACCCGGCCGAGGCTCAGGGCGTGGGAGGAGACCTCCATGACGACGTGCGACACCCCCTCGTCGCGCATCCGCGCGAGCAGCGCCTGCATGGTCGGCGCCTCCGGGGTCGTGAGGGAGGTCGGGACGGGGCGGCCGTTGATGCGCGTGCCCGTCGTGCCGATGAGCCCGACGTGGTGGGACTCCATGAGCCCGCGTTCGATGAGGTAGCTCGTCGTCGTCTTCCCGCTCGTGCCGGTGACGCCGATGACGGTCATCCCCCGGGAGGGGTGGCCGTAGATCTCCGCGGCGACCGGCCCCATCCAGCGGCGGCAGTCGTCGACGACGAGGACGGGCGGCACCTCGACGGCGCCGGCGCCGTCGCCCTCACCCGCCGCCCCGGTGATGATCTCCAGGCCGGCGGCGTCGGTGAGCACGGCCGCCCCCGCGGACTGCGCGGCGTACGACGCCCCGTGGACGCGTGTCCCGGGCACCGCGGCGAACAGGCCGCCGGGGTCGACGTCCGAGGCGGCGATCGCCGCGGACGTCACGGTGGTGTCGGCGTCGCCGACGACCCAGCCGCCGGTGAGTGCGGCGAGGTCGCGCAGCGTCGCCCCGCGGTCACCCGGGCGGGCACCGGACGTGTCCTGGTGTGTCATGGTCTACTGCGCCTCCAGCATGAGCTTGGGTCCGGGGTCACCGGACAGGGGAACGTTGTAGTGGTCGAGCAGCCACGACCCGATGTCGTGGAACAGCGGGGCGGCGGACTGCCCGCCCCCGCCGTCGGTCCCGCGCTGGGGCTTGTCGAGCATGATGCCGACGACGAAGCGCGGGTCGTCCGCCGGGGCGATGCCCGCGAACGTGATCCAGTAGTTCGAGTTCGAGTACGCCTTCGTGCGCGGGTCGATCTGCTGGGCGGTGCCGGTCTTGCCGGTGATCTGGTAGCCCTCGATCGAGGCCGGGGAACCCGAGCCCTGCTGCACGCCCGTCGGGTCCTTCTGGACGACGGAGCGGAACATGCTCCGGACCGTCCGCGCGGTCTCCGGGGACACGACGCGCGTCTCCCCGGGGGCGGCGACCGGCTCCTCGGTTCCGTCGGGACCGGTGATCCCGGAGATGATCCGCGGCTCGACCCGCACCCCGTCGTTGGCGATGGCCTGGTAGATGCTCGTCATCTGGAGCAGGCTCATCGACATGCCCTGCCCGATCGGCAGGTTGGCGAACGTGCCGCCGGACCACTGGTTCCGGTCGGGCACGTAGCCGGACGTCTCGCTCGGCAGGCCGATGCCGGTCGCCTGGCCGATGCCGAACCGGTGGAGGTAGTCGCCGAAGGAGTCCTCCCCGACCCGCTGGGCGAGCATGAGGGTGCCGACGTTCGACGACTTGCCGAACACACCGGTGGTCGTGAACGGGGCGACGCCGTGCTCCCACGCGTCGCGCACGGTGACGCCGGACATCTCGATGCTGCCGGGGACCTGGAGCACCTCGTCGGGGGTGGTCTTGCCCTCCTCGATCGCGGCGGAGGCGGTGATGACCTTGCCCACCGACCCGGGTTCGAAGGCGTCCGAGACCGTGCGGTCGCCGAAGACCTTGCCCCGGGCCAGCTGCTTCTCGAGGTCGCCCTCCGGGTTGATGGTGTCCGACGTCGCCATGGAGACGACCTGGCCCGTGTGGGCGTCGAGGACGACGGCCGACGCGGACTCGGCGAGGGACTTCTCCTTCGCCTGCTGCACCTGCTGCTGGATGTACGTCTGCGCGTCGACGTCGAGGGTGAGCCGGTACGACGCCCCGTCGACCGGCGGGTGCTCGTCGCGGGTCGAGCCGGGGATGACGTACCCGCCGCCGGCGACGTCGACGGTCCGCGACCCGTTGACGCCCTGGAGCTTGCCGTCCTGGGAGAGCTCCAGGCCGAACTGCCCCTCGTTGTCGGTGCTG
The sequence above is drawn from the Corynebacterium bovis DSM 20582 = CIP 54.80 genome and encodes:
- a CDS encoding peptidoglycan D,D-transpeptidase FtsI family protein, which codes for MIVDASAPALTRRLRHVFILIVIIVLAVVVRLAWVQLVTGPSLAAQAEAQRTAVITEPAHRGTITDRNGRDLAYTMEARLLSVHPKTLRSFMQERHDLDPDTVPGPDDRIDQIVRELPGRLEASGVRVNGDDLRKKLTADDTYEVLARTVDPDVAEAIVTDFPEITAERQDIRKYPNGAVAENVIGKISTDNEGQFGLELSQDGKLQGVNGSRTVDVAGGGYVIPGSTRDEHPPVDGASYRLTLDVDAQTYIQQQVQQAKEKSLAESASAVVLDAHTGQVVSMATSDTINPEGDLEKQLARGKVFGDRTVSDAFEPGSVGKVITASAAIEEGKTTPDEVLQVPGSIEMSGVTVRDAWEHGVAPFTTTGVFGKSSNVGTLMLAQRVGEDSFGDYLHRFGIGQATGIGLPSETSGYVPDRNQWSGGTFANLPIGQGMSMSLLQMTSIYQAIANDGVRVEPRIISGITGPDGTEEPVAAPGETRVVSPETARTVRSMFRSVVQKDPTGVQQGSGSPASIEGYQITGKTGTAQQIDPRTKAYSNSNYWITFAGIAPADDPRFVVGIMLDKPQRGTDGGGGQSAAPLFHDIGSWLLDHYNVPLSGDPGPKLMLEAQ
- a CDS encoding UDP-N-acetylmuramoyl-L-alanyl-D-glutamate--2,6-diaminopimelate ligase, with the translated sequence MTHQDTSGARPGDRGATLRDLAALTGGWVVGDADTTVTSAAIAASDVDPGGLFAAVPGTRVHGASYAAQSAGAAVLTDAAGLEIITGAAGEGDGAGAVEVPPVLVVDDCRRWMGPVAAEIYGHPSRGMTVIGVTGTSGKTTTSYLIERGLMESHHVGLIGTTGTRINGRPVPTSLTTPEAPTMQALLARMRDEGVSHVVMEVSSHALSLGRVRGIAFDVAGFTNLSRDHLDFHPTMEDYFLTKASLFTGDTGGSDGTGGTDGDGQALPAAVVCVDDDWGRRLAGMLDDPVTVATTDRGRDGAATWTVTGVDVAPSGGQRIHVRHLGTEAVFGVALPGLFNVANATLALACLVAAGEPATIAGVLSDVQVPGRMQAVDAGQDFMAVVDYAHKPAAVAAVVGTLAEHLERAGHGGRVGVVIGAGGNRDAEKRPEMGAEAARRADAVIVTDDNPRDEDPATIRAAVEAGARTVADERRAAGDGDVTVLSVGDRAEAIARAVAWARPGDALVVAGKGHEKGQLIAGTVHDFDDVEVLRTAIGSRMTAQEANS
- a CDS encoding UDP-N-acetylmuramoyl-tripeptide--D-alanyl-D-alanine ligase: MIELTAGTVAEVTGGALIDGAHEDTVVTGPVEFDSRAVTPGSIFMALPGARVDGHDFAGAALGDGAALVMVGRGVGTPALLCPSVAESGDPGTANAAYLEHDPDGTGARVLAAVGRLARHNTDVLVRENGLTVVGVTGSAGKTSTKDLIAAVLAEDGETVAPPGSFNNEIGHPYTVLRAGRTTRHLVTEMSARGRGHIAQLARIAPPRIGVVLNVGSAHLGEFGSRDAIAEAKGELVEALPAGDAGGTAVLNADDPRVDAMASRTDATVVRFSTAPDAADRGVGYRATDITLDDVARASFTLHHPHGEPVRVDLSVFGAHQVSNALAAAAVGMECGIAPDVVAAALSRHSATSANRMDVRTRADGVTVINDSYNANPDSMRAGIDALAYTAAGRPDAASWAVLGQMGELGEDSVAEHERLADVLVDRGIDHLVVVGTGVNQRALHRAARGRGLSSHEVESVDAAVNVLDHDLSPHDIVLVKASYADGLWAVAEGLLAGEGSRAPDDPRTSPEQ